The Candidatus Krumholzibacteriia bacterium genome includes a window with the following:
- a CDS encoding RNase adapter RapZ: MEEALLQLFQARYGAVDNLAPLKSDGSGRKYWRLSGAGRTAVGVHGPDADENRAFLVFSRHFRQCGLPVPEIYAEDAAHGVYLQEDLGDITLFGFLAGHRLPSGFPPAATALYEKVVRLLPRFQIEAGRTLNYEVCYPRPSFDQRSILWDLNYFKYYFLRLAGIPFHEQQLEDDFQRFAAFLLEAGQGHFLYRDFQSRNIMIRNGEPWFIDYQGGRRGPLQYDIASLLYDAKADVPPQLRDRLLHVYLDAANEIAPLQRERFLHYYPAYVLVRIMQAMGAYGLRGFYERKTHFLQSIPYAVRNLEYLLQTSPLPVELPALSRVFQALVSSSKLRHYGQVDLQLTVRVQSFSFKEGMPQDDSGHGGGFVFDCRALPNPGRHERFAPLTGKDREVADFLKNDAAVREFLRHAIALVDRSVENYRNRNFTNLTVAFGCTGGRHRSVYCAERLAEHLRLQHPVQVKVAHLALEPAAAPAS, translated from the coding sequence GTGGAAGAAGCTCTCCTGCAGTTGTTCCAGGCGCGTTACGGCGCCGTGGACAACCTGGCTCCCCTGAAGAGCGACGGTTCCGGTCGCAAGTACTGGCGGCTTTCCGGCGCTGGGCGGACTGCCGTCGGCGTGCATGGCCCCGACGCCGACGAGAATCGGGCCTTCCTGGTGTTCTCACGCCACTTTCGCCAGTGCGGCCTGCCCGTGCCGGAGATCTACGCAGAGGACGCGGCGCACGGCGTCTACCTGCAGGAAGATCTCGGTGACATCACGCTCTTCGGCTTCCTCGCCGGGCACCGCCTCCCGAGCGGATTCCCTCCCGCCGCGACGGCGCTGTACGAAAAGGTGGTACGCCTTCTGCCGCGCTTCCAGATCGAAGCGGGCCGCACTCTGAACTACGAGGTCTGCTACCCGCGACCTAGCTTCGACCAGCGTTCCATCCTCTGGGATCTCAACTACTTCAAGTACTACTTCCTGCGCCTGGCCGGCATCCCCTTCCACGAACAGCAGCTGGAGGACGATTTCCAGCGCTTCGCCGCTTTCCTGCTCGAGGCCGGACAGGGTCATTTCCTCTACCGTGATTTCCAGTCGCGGAACATCATGATCCGGAACGGCGAGCCCTGGTTCATCGACTACCAGGGCGGCCGGCGCGGGCCGCTGCAATACGACATCGCCTCGCTGCTCTACGACGCCAAGGCGGACGTGCCGCCGCAGCTGCGCGACCGCTTGTTGCATGTCTATCTCGATGCCGCCAACGAAATCGCCCCGCTGCAGCGCGAGCGCTTCCTGCACTACTACCCGGCTTACGTCCTTGTCCGGATCATGCAGGCCATGGGGGCTTACGGCTTGCGCGGCTTCTACGAGCGCAAGACGCACTTCCTGCAGAGCATCCCTTACGCGGTGCGCAACCTCGAGTACCTGCTGCAGACGTCGCCGCTTCCGGTGGAGCTGCCGGCTCTCTCCCGGGTGTTCCAGGCCCTGGTGTCGAGCTCCAAGCTGCGCCATTACGGGCAGGTCGACCTGCAGCTCACCGTGCGCGTGCAGAGCTTTTCGTTCAAGGAGGGCATGCCCCAGGACGACAGCGGCCACGGCGGCGGCTTCGTCTTCGACTGCCGCGCCTTGCCGAATCCCGGGCGGCACGAGCGCTTCGCGCCCCTCACCGGCAAAGACCGCGAGGTCGCCGACTTCCTCAAGAACGATGCCGCGGTGCGCGAGTTCCTCCGCCACGCCATCGCTCTCGTCGACCGCAGCGTGGAGAACTACCGGAACCGCAACTTCACCAATCTCACCGTGGCCTTCGGCTGTACCGGCGGGCGCCACCGCTCGGTGTACTGCGCCGAGCGCCTCGCCGAGCACCTGCGGCTGCAACATCCCGTGCAGGTGAAGGTCGCCCACCTGGCTCTCGAACCGGCCGCCGCCCCAGCGTCATGA
- a CDS encoding nucleotidyltransferase family protein — protein MKAMVLAAGVGSRLRPLTDQRPKALLEIAGRPMLEIVLARLAAAGVREVMVNVHHHAEQAERYLRGCTHLGLRIEISREAELLDTGGGLKKAAAFFAGTEPFFVHNADVVSGVDLRRLGEAHAASGAVALLSVRERPASRLLLFDTEDRLCGWENPATGVRQWAAGPVASVRRLGFDGIQVLSPKIFNDFVETGAFSLTQAYLRLAGQGKRILAWRADAYYWADIGSVDKLAAVERHVAAHGLPA, from the coding sequence ATGAAAGCGATGGTCCTGGCCGCGGGGGTCGGCAGCCGGCTCCGGCCACTCACGGACCAGCGTCCGAAGGCCCTCCTCGAGATCGCCGGCCGGCCCATGCTGGAAATCGTCCTCGCCCGGCTCGCTGCAGCAGGCGTGCGTGAAGTCATGGTCAACGTCCACCACCACGCCGAGCAAGCGGAGCGCTACCTTCGCGGTTGCACACACCTCGGCCTGCGCATCGAGATCTCCCGTGAGGCCGAGCTCCTCGACACCGGTGGTGGCCTGAAGAAAGCCGCCGCCTTTTTCGCCGGCACGGAGCCCTTCTTCGTCCACAACGCCGACGTGGTGAGCGGCGTGGATCTGCGGCGACTCGGCGAGGCTCACGCCGCAAGCGGCGCCGTCGCCTTGCTCTCGGTACGGGAGCGCCCGGCTTCGCGCCTCCTCCTTTTCGACACCGAGGATCGTCTCTGCGGCTGGGAGAACCCAGCGACGGGTGTGCGCCAATGGGCCGCGGGCCCCGTCGCCTCGGTGAGGCGCCTCGGCTTCGACGGCATCCAGGTGCTGTCGCCCAAGATCTTCAACGACTTCGTCGAGACCGGGGCTTTCTCACTCACCCAGGCCTACTTGCGCCTCGCCGGCCAAGGGAAGCGCATCCTCGCCTGGCGCGCCGATGCCTACTACTGGGCCGACATCGGTTCCGTGGACAAGCTCGCCGCGGTCGAGCGGCACGTCGCCGCCCACGGTCTGCCGGCTTGA
- a CDS encoding DinB family protein yields MTAAERQALIARYGEGVRQFEEALATVPAEAMQWRPGPNKWSAHEVAVHCADSETNGAIRIRFLVGESNPTLLGYDQDAWTRTFDYHAYPLDVARAQVQAVRRYTHEMIRRLPESAWSREGTHTEVGRYTAEDWLRIYAEHLEVHARQIRRNVDAWRAAR; encoded by the coding sequence ATGACTGCAGCAGAACGTCAGGCGTTGATCGCGCGCTACGGTGAAGGCGTGCGGCAGTTCGAGGAAGCACTGGCCACGGTGCCGGCCGAAGCGATGCAGTGGCGACCGGGGCCGAACAAGTGGTCGGCCCACGAGGTCGCGGTGCACTGCGCCGACAGTGAAACCAACGGGGCCATACGCATCCGCTTCCTCGTCGGCGAGTCCAATCCCACCCTGCTCGGCTACGACCAGGACGCCTGGACGCGCACCTTCGATTACCACGCCTACCCGCTCGACGTGGCGCGGGCGCAGGTGCAAGCCGTGCGGCGCTACACTCACGAGATGATCCGCCGGCTTCCCGAGAGCGCCTGGTCGCGCGAGGGGACGCACACGGAGGTCGGGCGCTACACGGCGGAGGACTGGCTGCGGATCTACGCCGAGCACCTGGAGGTCCACGCACGCCAGATCAGGCGCAACGTGGACGCCTGGCGCGCGGCGCGCTGA
- a CDS encoding FlgD immunoglobulin-like domain containing protein encodes MSPHAAAVSRSARVALPALACCILAGIAATANASHDPSRTATVFVHGFDPAGATQTGVFGRDEVDPLLEQAAALLGLPTTGQPGGLERANVVTTTRYYGDTPPPYYDGTDLADLQAVTAAWGGGVPRYALIVAKYARHVLEVSGADQVNIMSASFGSLIARWLIEKDVEHLASQGRIARWLSVEGVVAGNWAASQEDLVGLSELVLAPTIDVEHMGYDWVEAHLHAPRREADSAWYASILLGQVGSTEDRLHERALTAAMLSRGAYQPNDGVQGLWDARFETVTNQALFLGRPPTWSVFHDTHYSLQANQAAWAQAVVFLTQSRRVTVTLRAATVDHIHEPSGPFLDLRPAEVVFQSRVRSPALAARWGITAAVSELTLEGGAPPLRRFDHDGSRLEFNQVLFDDFVLAGETALDLELWAEEIDLELRYGVSETLLQPYFQFLGGGFLQVSALQPGTYSFATTDWHGDLEVQIFDYPFGAPTDAATPSSRYFGDTALLVSPNPFISQVRIRPAPTAAGSSSGNLISAGDATLRIYDASGRLLRALVNQAEQEFVWDGRDGRGKTLPAGVYFYELITPQAVFTGRGQRLR; translated from the coding sequence ATGTCCCCGCACGCGGCGGCAGTCAGCCGGAGCGCCCGAGTCGCGCTCCCTGCGCTCGCTTGCTGCATCCTCGCCGGCATCGCGGCAACGGCAAACGCGAGCCACGACCCGTCGCGGACGGCGACGGTGTTCGTGCATGGGTTCGATCCCGCCGGGGCGACGCAGACCGGCGTCTTCGGCCGCGACGAGGTCGATCCGCTGCTCGAGCAAGCCGCGGCGCTCCTCGGTCTGCCGACGACAGGTCAACCGGGCGGACTCGAGAGAGCCAACGTCGTCACCACCACGCGCTACTACGGCGACACGCCCCCGCCGTACTACGACGGCACCGACCTCGCCGATCTCCAGGCGGTGACGGCCGCCTGGGGCGGCGGCGTGCCGCGCTATGCCCTCATCGTCGCCAAGTACGCTCGCCACGTACTCGAGGTCTCCGGCGCCGACCAAGTCAACATCATGAGCGCCAGCTTCGGCTCCCTCATCGCCCGCTGGTTGATCGAGAAGGACGTCGAGCATCTGGCGAGCCAGGGACGCATCGCGCGCTGGTTGAGCGTCGAGGGTGTCGTAGCCGGGAACTGGGCCGCGAGCCAGGAAGATCTCGTCGGGCTCTCCGAGCTGGTGCTCGCGCCGACCATCGACGTCGAGCACATGGGCTACGACTGGGTCGAGGCGCACCTGCACGCACCGCGGCGGGAAGCGGACTCTGCCTGGTACGCCAGCATCCTGCTCGGGCAGGTGGGCTCGACAGAGGACAGGTTGCACGAGCGCGCCCTCACCGCGGCGATGCTGTCTCGAGGTGCGTATCAGCCCAACGATGGTGTTCAAGGGCTCTGGGATGCCCGCTTCGAGACGGTGACGAACCAAGCGCTCTTCCTCGGACGCCCGCCCACGTGGAGCGTCTTCCACGACACCCATTACAGCTTGCAAGCAAACCAAGCCGCCTGGGCGCAAGCGGTGGTCTTCCTCACCCAATCGCGCCGGGTCACCGTCACCTTGCGCGCCGCCACCGTCGATCACATCCACGAGCCCTCGGGACCATTCCTGGATCTTCGCCCGGCCGAAGTCGTGTTCCAGAGCCGGGTGCGCTCGCCGGCGCTCGCCGCTCGCTGGGGAATCACGGCTGCCGTTTCCGAGCTCACCCTCGAGGGAGGTGCACCGCCACTCCGTCGCTTCGACCACGACGGCAGCCGACTCGAGTTCAACCAGGTGTTATTCGACGATTTCGTCCTCGCCGGGGAGACAGCGCTCGACCTCGAGCTGTGGGCCGAGGAGATCGACCTCGAGCTTCGCTACGGCGTCTCCGAAACCCTCTTGCAACCCTACTTCCAGTTCCTCGGCGGCGGCTTCCTGCAGGTTTCGGCGTTGCAGCCCGGCACCTATTCTTTCGCCACCACCGACTGGCATGGCGATCTCGAGGTCCAGATCTTCGACTATCCCTTCGGAGCGCCCACGGATGCGGCGACACCCTCGAGCCGTTACTTTGGCGACACCGCTCTCCTCGTGTCTCCAAACCCCTTCATCTCCCAGGTGCGGATCCGGCCTGCGCCCACCGCCGCAGGTTCCAGTAGTGGGAACTTGATCTCGGCAGGCGATGCGACACTACGTATCTACGACGCCTCGGGAAGGCTCCTTCGCGCTCTCGTGAATCAGGCAGAGCAGGAATTCGTCTGGGATGGACGCGACGGGAGAGGGAAGACGCTTCCGGCAGGGGTCTATTTCTACGAGCTCATCACGCCCCAGGCCGTCTTCACCGGGCGCGGCCAGCGGCTGCGGTGA
- a CDS encoding NAD(P)H-binding protein: MIDHGSILVTGAAGQLGAVGRTVTGLLLDRGLPVRAMVRREDERAAALRAAGAEVVVGNLLEPADVYRVVSGCQRVYFGMSVSTGYLEATVTMAAVAREVGVNALVNISQMTVSQMSIQHTTPSPQQRQHWLSEQTLAWSSLPVVTVRPTVFLEGFFLPLTGPSVRDRGRIELPFGQGKTNPVAAADVARVVAAALADPGPHLGRIYELTGPRSQDMHGVAQVLGSAEP, from the coding sequence ATGATCGATCACGGATCGATTCTCGTCACCGGTGCAGCCGGTCAACTCGGGGCGGTCGGGCGAACCGTGACCGGCCTGCTCCTCGATCGCGGGCTTCCGGTTCGCGCCATGGTTCGCCGCGAGGACGAACGGGCGGCGGCCTTGCGGGCCGCAGGAGCCGAGGTGGTGGTCGGAAACCTACTCGAACCGGCCGACGTCTATCGGGTTGTCAGCGGCTGTCAGCGGGTCTATTTCGGCATGTCCGTGTCCACCGGGTACCTGGAGGCGACCGTGACCATGGCGGCGGTCGCCAGGGAAGTCGGGGTGAACGCGCTGGTCAACATTTCCCAGATGACCGTTTCCCAGATGAGCATCCAGCACACCACCCCAAGCCCTCAGCAGCGGCAGCACTGGCTCAGCGAGCAGACGCTCGCGTGGTCCAGTCTGCCGGTCGTCACCGTCCGGCCGACGGTCTTCCTGGAGGGCTTCTTCCTTCCCCTCACCGGTCCGAGCGTCCGCGACCGAGGCCGCATCGAACTGCCGTTCGGGCAGGGCAAGACCAATCCGGTGGCCGCGGCTGATGTCGCCCGCGTCGTCGCTGCCGCCCTCGCCGATCCTGGGCCGCACCTGGGCCGAATCTACGAACTCACCGGACCGCGATCGCAGGACATGCACGGGGTCGCCCAAGTACTCGGAAGCGCTGAACCGTGA